Part of the Candidatus Hydrogenedentota bacterium genome is shown below.
GCACATGCAACAAGAAACATATTCGCTTCGTTTACGTCGGTGAGGAAATGGGCAAAAATCATTTTACAATCCCCTCTAAAACAGCATCTTCAAAATTTGCCTGACCATGAGCGCCGCTCAAGTCCGCCTTTCTAAGATTTGCTTTGCGGAAAATGGCGCGGTCGAGATTTGCATTTTTAAAAATAGCCCCTTCAAAGTTGCCGTGTCCAGTACGGGCATAATAGAAATCTGCCTCCGAAAAATCAGCATGAGCAGCATCTACTCCCACCAGATTGGCACGCTTTAAGCGAGCACGCAGGAGGACAGCATGCTTTAAAT
Proteins encoded:
- a CDS encoding pentapeptide repeat-containing protein encodes the protein MKLRPPDVVVIPSEQDENLPHAGGDYSNQDFRGSDLSGLDLTGANFSNAKLQNSNLKGARLRGASFHQADLTEADLEFAVLGDANLKHAVLLRARLKRANLVGVDAAHADFSEADFYYARTGHGNFEGAIFKNANLDRAIFRKANLRKADLSGAHGQANFEDAVLEGIVK